The following are encoded together in the Acetobacter vaccinii genome:
- a CDS encoding NifU family protein, with amino-acid sequence MFIETEGTPNPATLKFLPGRTVMGDIGTIDFIDADAVAGRSPLAEALFAIPGVARVFLGNDFVSITKTDETDWAELRGQVLSVLTDHFVAGHSIVSEGAAVLEDAIAPEDAEIVVQIKELLDTRVRPAVAADGGDIVFRGYRNGIVRLTMQGACSGCPSSRATLKHGVENMLRHYVPEVVSVEQVD; translated from the coding sequence ATGTTTATTGAAACCGAAGGTACTCCCAACCCGGCCACACTCAAGTTCCTGCCGGGCCGGACCGTAATGGGTGACATTGGCACAATAGATTTTATTGACGCCGATGCTGTGGCCGGGCGCTCCCCCCTGGCGGAAGCCCTGTTTGCCATTCCCGGTGTTGCCCGCGTTTTCCTCGGGAATGACTTTGTGTCCATCACCAAGACGGATGAGACGGACTGGGCAGAGTTGCGTGGGCAGGTGCTGTCCGTGCTGACGGATCATTTTGTGGCGGGTCATTCCATCGTGTCCGAAGGGGCGGCTGTGCTGGAAGACGCCATTGCCCCTGAAGATGCGGAAATTGTCGTCCAGATCAAGGAACTGCTGGATACGCGGGTACGGCCTGCTGTTGCAGCGGATGGGGGCGATATCGTGTTCCGTGGCTATCGCAACGGGATTGTGCGCCTGACCATGCAGGGGGCCTGCTCTGGTTGCCCGTCCTCCCGCGCGACCCTCAAGCACGGGGTGGAAAACATGCTGCGCCATTATGTGCCAGAGGTTGTCTCGGTCGAGCAGGTGGACTGA
- a CDS encoding malonic semialdehyde reductase has protein sequence MAESPSRRLDANALDCLFGAARTPQRWTTRPVDDALVQTLYEQVSLGPTSGNCSPARFVFITGSEGRERLRPALSAGNVNRVMGAPLIVVVAYDPLFFEQLPLLCPTEDLRPWFAADVGLSEETAFRNGTLQGGYMIMAARALGLDVLPVSGFDQSTVESAFLAEDGWRANFLLCLGYAEHEGLPPRAPRLSFGQGCRVIA, from the coding sequence ATGGCCGAAAGCCCTTCCCGCAGGCTTGATGCAAACGCCCTGGACTGTCTGTTCGGTGCGGCGCGTACCCCGCAGCGTTGGACAACCCGGCCTGTGGACGATGCCCTTGTCCAGACTCTGTACGAACAGGTCAGTCTTGGCCCGACCTCGGGCAACTGTAGCCCGGCGCGGTTTGTTTTTATCACTGGCTCGGAGGGGCGGGAGCGCCTGCGGCCCGCCCTGTCGGCGGGTAATGTCAATCGTGTCATGGGGGCGCCGCTGATTGTGGTGGTGGCGTATGACCCGCTGTTTTTTGAACAGTTGCCCCTGCTGTGCCCGACCGAGGACCTGCGGCCATGGTTTGCGGCTGATGTTGGCCTTTCGGAGGAAACAGCATTCAGGAATGGCACATTGCAGGGGGGCTACATGATCATGGCGGCCCGCGCTTTGGGGCTGGATGTGCTGCCGGTTTCGGGCTTTGACCAGTCCACGGTGGAGAGCGCCTTTCTGGCGGAAGATGGCTGGCGTGCCAACTTCCTGCTCTGCCTTGGGTATGCCGAGCACGAAGGCCTGCCCCCGCGTGCGCCCAGGCTGTCTTTTGGCCAGGGGTGCCGTGTAATCGCATGA
- a CDS encoding Trm112 family protein, whose protein sequence is MPDSAPLDPRLLSMLVCPVTKGPLVLNSATNELVSEKAGLAYPIRDGIPIMLADEARRLEG, encoded by the coding sequence ATGCCCGATAGCGCACCGCTCGACCCGCGCCTTCTTTCCATGCTGGTCTGCCCCGTGACCAAGGGGCCGCTGGTTCTGAACAGCGCCACCAATGAACTGGTGAGCGAAAAAGCAGGGCTGGCCTATCCGATCCGCGATGGCATTCCCATCATGCTGGCTGATGAGGCCCGCCGCCTCGAAGGCTGA
- the purD gene encoding phosphoribosylamine--glycine ligase, with amino-acid sequence MRVLLVGSGGREHALAQTLARSPELSALFIAPGNPGTASLGINVAIGAHDVPALVAFALEQHVDLVVPGPEAPLVAGLADACAAAGLPCAGPTKAAAQLEGSKTFTKEICDAAGIPTAGWARFTEAAPALDYVRSKGAPIVVKADGLAAGKGVVVATTLAEAEAAITDMMTGGSLGDAGRSVVIEDCLVGEEVSLFAFCAGETATLIGAAQDHKRVGNGDTGPNTGGMGAVSPPKGFDRAAQEAALDTLVRPMLHEMMRRGTPFRGVIFAGLMLTETGPSLIEYNVRFGDPEAEALLPRLTSDLLPALHALAQDRLDAAPITFSDQASVCVVMAARGYPANPEKGGVITGLDNAAALPGVHVFQAGTMQNMAGELVVSGGRVLVVCALADTVQEAQKRAYAGVAAISWPGAHWRTDIGARAL; translated from the coding sequence ATGCGCGTACTTCTGGTTGGATCAGGCGGGCGCGAACACGCGCTGGCCCAGACACTGGCGCGTTCGCCCGAGCTGTCTGCCCTGTTTATTGCTCCGGGCAATCCAGGCACGGCATCCCTTGGGATCAATGTTGCCATTGGCGCGCATGACGTACCCGCCCTTGTGGCCTTTGCGCTGGAGCAGCACGTGGACCTGGTGGTCCCCGGCCCTGAAGCCCCGCTGGTTGCCGGGCTGGCCGATGCCTGCGCCGCTGCCGGGCTACCCTGTGCCGGGCCGACAAAGGCTGCTGCCCAGCTTGAAGGCAGCAAAACCTTTACCAAGGAAATCTGCGACGCTGCGGGCATTCCCACCGCCGGGTGGGCCCGCTTTACCGAGGCCGCACCCGCGCTGGACTATGTGCGTAGCAAGGGTGCCCCCATTGTCGTCAAAGCTGATGGGCTTGCCGCTGGCAAGGGTGTTGTGGTGGCCACAACGCTAGCCGAAGCAGAAGCCGCCATTACCGACATGATGACAGGTGGCTCACTGGGTGATGCAGGCCGCAGCGTGGTAATCGAAGACTGCCTTGTGGGGGAGGAAGTCTCGCTCTTCGCCTTCTGCGCGGGGGAAACCGCAACCCTGATTGGTGCCGCACAGGACCATAAACGGGTGGGCAATGGGGATACCGGCCCCAACACCGGCGGCATGGGTGCGGTTTCGCCCCCCAAAGGGTTTGACCGCGCCGCACAGGAAGCCGCACTGGACACGCTGGTACGCCCCATGCTGCATGAAATGATGCGCCGTGGCACGCCGTTCAGAGGCGTCATCTTTGCCGGTTTGATGCTGACTGAAACAGGCCCCAGCCTGATTGAATACAATGTCCGCTTTGGTGACCCGGAAGCCGAAGCTCTGCTGCCCCGCCTGACATCCGACCTGCTGCCCGCCCTGCATGCGCTGGCACAGGACAGGCTGGATGCAGCCCCGATTACCTTTTCCGACCAGGCTTCGGTCTGTGTGGTCATGGCCGCTCGCGGCTACCCCGCCAATCCGGAAAAAGGGGGCGTGATTACAGGGCTGGACAACGCTGCGGCCCTGCCCGGTGTGCATGTCTTCCAAGCTGGCACCATGCAGAACATGGCTGGAGAGCTTGTTGTCTCGGGCGGGCGGGTGCTGGTTGTCTGTGCTCTGGCTGACACCGTGCAGGAAGCCCAGAAGCGCGCTTATGCTGGCGTTGCCGCCATAAGCTGGCCGGGAGCCCACTGGCGCACCGACATTGGCGCACGCGCCCTATAA
- a CDS encoding LON peptidase substrate-binding domain-containing protein: MTLADIPPLTRLLPLSSVMLLPRGRLPLNIFEPRYIALVEDALASSRLIGMIQPRWREEDDDENKPPPLYGTGTLGRITSFTERADGTYAITLTGVIRFRLLRETEEHRGYRQARTDMSGFAGDLNEIPSEPFDRARLLASMRRYFKKQGLEARWSLIEQMDDSMLLVTLPMICPFPPAEKQALLDAGSLTDRVRVLQTLLDLSGPEQEGPPS, translated from the coding sequence ATGACACTGGCCGACATCCCGCCCCTGACGCGGCTATTGCCACTCAGTAGCGTTATGTTGCTGCCGCGTGGCAGGCTGCCGCTGAATATTTTTGAACCCCGCTACATCGCTCTGGTGGAAGACGCCCTGGCCAGTAGCCGCCTGATCGGCATGATCCAGCCCCGCTGGCGGGAGGAAGATGATGACGAAAACAAGCCCCCACCCCTGTATGGCACCGGCACGCTGGGCCGCATTACCTCGTTTACCGAGCGCGCCGATGGCACCTACGCCATTACGCTGACAGGTGTCATCCGCTTCCGCCTGCTGCGCGAAACGGAGGAACACCGGGGCTACAGGCAGGCCCGTACGGATATGTCCGGCTTTGCGGGCGACCTGAATGAAATTCCCTCCGAACCCTTTGACCGCGCGCGGCTGCTGGCCTCCATGCGCCGGTATTTCAAAAAACAGGGGCTGGAGGCCCGCTGGTCCCTGATCGAGCAGATGGATGACAGCATGCTGCTGGTCACACTGCCCATGATCTGTCCTTTCCCTCCGGCGGAAAAACAGGCATTGCTGGACGCGGGAAGTCTGACAGACCGTGTGCGGGTGCTGCAAACACTGCTAGACCTCTCAGGCCCGGAACAGGAAGGCCCTCCTTCCTGA
- a CDS encoding GNAT family N-acetyltransferase, with amino-acid sequence MTPHGAPSLLSDRLVEDRPTDQTGITAVGYTQAPVLAALHALSFSQDEQWSTQAMEELLTSVGVWAGLAVWQGTPAGMIMLRRAADEAEVLTLCVAPAMRRYGLASQLVAWGLSTAATAGVAEMFLEVSVRNGGAIALYQQAGFARFGLRKRYYADGSDAYVLGRLCAGQSG; translated from the coding sequence ATGACACCACATGGTGCGCCCAGCCTGTTGTCTGACAGGTTGGTTGAAGACAGACCCACGGATCAGACTGGCATTACGGCGGTGGGTTACACACAGGCCCCCGTGCTGGCAGCGCTGCATGCGCTCAGCTTTTCGCAGGATGAGCAATGGTCCACCCAAGCCATGGAGGAACTGCTGACCTCTGTCGGAGTGTGGGCCGGGCTGGCTGTCTGGCAAGGCACGCCAGCAGGGATGATCATGCTCCGCCGTGCAGCGGATGAGGCAGAAGTGCTGACCCTGTGCGTGGCCCCGGCCATGCGCCGCTACGGTCTGGCCAGCCAGCTTGTGGCATGGGGCCTGTCCACTGCAGCAACGGCAGGGGTGGCGGAAATGTTTTTGGAGGTTTCCGTCAGGAACGGGGGGGCGATTGCCCTGTATCAGCAGGCAGGCTTTGCCCGTTTCGGGTTGCGTAAACGCTATTATGCAGATGGCTCCGATGCCTATGTTCTGGGGCGTTTATGCGCAGGGCAGTCGGGCTGA
- a CDS encoding tetratricopeptide repeat protein — MEQLIGQPANTPQATQDSAIIKDGTQATFMQDVLEASRSVPVLVDFWAEWCGPCKQLAPTLEKIVKAANGRVRLVKIDIEANRSLAAQLAQVGLPLQSIPLVAAFWQGQILDLFQGALPESEIKKFVENLLKSSGGGTLPATERLNEADTALEAGQPDAAAELYSSVIGEEPENPKAWGGLIRAMLALDDEDAATAALADVPAKIAQAPEVAGARAALELKKEGRAAAEAMEGIQARLDANPDDFEARCELATALNAAGRREDAANELLHVIRADREWKDGAARQQLLRFFEAWGNADPATLVARRRLSSILFS, encoded by the coding sequence ATGGAACAACTGATCGGCCAGCCCGCAAATACGCCCCAGGCCACGCAGGATTCCGCCATCATCAAGGACGGCACACAGGCCACCTTCATGCAGGACGTTCTGGAAGCCAGCCGTTCCGTGCCGGTTCTGGTTGATTTCTGGGCAGAGTGGTGTGGCCCGTGCAAGCAGCTTGCCCCCACGCTGGAAAAAATTGTCAAAGCTGCCAACGGACGGGTCCGGCTGGTCAAGATTGATATCGAAGCCAACCGCTCCCTTGCCGCCCAGCTTGCCCAGGTCGGGCTGCCGCTCCAGTCCATCCCGCTTGTTGCAGCCTTCTGGCAGGGTCAGATTCTGGACCTTTTCCAAGGGGCGCTGCCTGAGAGCGAAATCAAGAAATTTGTTGAAAACCTGCTCAAATCCAGCGGTGGCGGCACCCTGCCCGCAACCGAACGCCTGAATGAGGCCGACACCGCCCTTGAAGCTGGCCAGCCTGATGCCGCGGCGGAACTCTACTCCTCCGTTATTGGGGAAGAGCCGGAAAACCCCAAAGCCTGGGGTGGGCTGATCCGCGCCATGCTGGCCCTGGATGATGAAGATGCCGCCACCGCAGCCCTGGCTGATGTGCCTGCCAAGATCGCCCAGGCCCCCGAAGTGGCCGGTGCCCGTGCCGCCCTTGAACTGAAGAAGGAAGGCCGCGCCGCTGCCGAGGCCATGGAAGGTATTCAGGCCCGCCTGGACGCCAACCCCGATGACTTTGAAGCCCGATGCGAACTGGCCACCGCCCTGAACGCCGCCGGCCGGCGCGAAGATGCCGCCAACGAGCTGCTCCATGTCATCCGCGCGGACCGGGAATGGAAGGACGGCGCTGCCCGTCAGCAGTTGCTGCGCTTTTTCGAGGCCTGGGGCAACGCCGACCCGGCAACCCTTGTGGCCCGCCGCCGCCTGTCATCCATTCTGTTTTCCTGA
- the uvrA gene encoding excinuclease ABC subunit UvrA — MKSSDGLGPHSIRVRGARVHNLKNIDIDIPRDQLTVVTGLSGSGKSSLAFDTIYAEGQRRYVESLSAYARQFLELMGKPDVDSIEGLSPAISIEQKTTSKNPRSTVGTVTEIYDYMRLLWARAGVPYSPATGLPIEAQTVSQMVDRLLDLPEGTRLMLLSPVIRDRKGEYRKELAELQSRGFTRVRVDGALHEIADVPALNRKLRHTIEVVVDRVIVKPGQETRLADSLEMALGLSDGIVYAEEALRDGEDKPDAVRLVFSSRFSCPVSGFTLEEIEPRLFSFNAPQGACPACDGIGLEKFFNPALVVPDEGLSLAGGAIAPWRDAKSPLLAQTLDSLAAHFDIDMQTPWRDLPEEARQGILNGVEDKVVFTYQEGGKAHVVARPFEGVLRSLAKRLATTDSMWVREELSRYQSEKPCHVCHGARLKPEALSVRVAEKTIAQAADLPIGEALTWFDAVLPTLTPQRAEIARRILREIVERLTFLDDVGLEYLTLSRSSATLSGGESQRIRLASQIGSGLTGVLYVLDEPSIGLHQRDNERLLGTLQRLKSLGNTLIVVEHDEDAIRSADWLVDMGPAAGVNGGQVIAVGTPAQVAKSPDSLTGAYLSGRKRIEVPKTRRAINKKRMVTLEGASGHNLKDVTAHFPLGTFTCVTGVSGSGKSTLVIDTLHAALSRQLMGAAATPEPYKRIKGVELLDKIIDIDQSPIGRTPRSNPATYTDLFTPIRDWFAELPESKARGYKAGRFSFNVKGGRCEACQGDGVLKIEMHFLPDVFVTCDTCKGARYNRETLDIRFRGKSIADVLAMSVDEAYPFFSAQSRIRDRLAILQQVGLGYMALGQQATTLSGGEAQRVKLSKELARRATGRTLYILDEPTTGLHTEDTKKLLEVLHALVDTGNTVVVIEHNLEVIKTADWIIDVGPEGGGGGGRIVAEGTPEDIAACKQSYTGRFLAPLLGKKKK; from the coding sequence ATGAAGAGTTCGGATGGTCTGGGGCCGCACAGTATTCGTGTGCGGGGTGCGCGGGTTCATAATCTCAAGAACATCGACATCGACATCCCGCGTGACCAGTTGACGGTGGTGACGGGGCTGTCAGGGTCGGGCAAGTCCTCCCTTGCGTTTGACACGATCTATGCCGAAGGGCAGCGCCGCTATGTGGAAAGCCTGTCGGCCTATGCACGCCAGTTTCTGGAACTGATGGGCAAGCCCGATGTCGATTCGATCGAGGGGCTTTCCCCCGCGATTTCCATCGAGCAGAAGACCACCTCCAAAAACCCGCGTTCCACGGTCGGCACCGTGACCGAGATTTATGACTATATGCGCCTGCTGTGGGCGCGGGCCGGGGTGCCCTATTCCCCTGCGACCGGCCTGCCGATTGAGGCACAGACCGTCAGCCAGATGGTGGACCGTTTGCTGGACCTGCCAGAAGGCACCCGGCTGATGCTGCTGTCCCCCGTGATCAGGGACAGGAAGGGGGAATACCGCAAGGAACTGGCCGAGTTGCAAAGCCGTGGCTTTACCCGTGTGCGGGTTGATGGTGCGCTGCACGAGATTGCAGATGTTCCAGCGCTTAATCGCAAGCTGCGGCATACGATTGAGGTTGTGGTGGACCGGGTTATTGTCAAACCCGGTCAGGAAACCCGTCTGGCTGACAGTCTGGAAATGGCGCTGGGCCTGTCGGATGGCATTGTTTATGCGGAGGAAGCCCTGCGGGACGGGGAAGACAAACCCGATGCTGTCCGGCTTGTTTTTTCCTCTCGCTTTTCCTGTCCTGTCAGTGGTTTTACGCTGGAGGAAATTGAGCCGCGCCTGTTTTCCTTCAACGCGCCTCAGGGGGCCTGCCCGGCCTGTGATGGCATCGGGTTGGAAAAATTCTTCAACCCCGCTCTGGTCGTGCCAGATGAAGGGCTTTCTCTAGCCGGTGGGGCCATAGCCCCCTGGCGGGATGCCAAATCGCCTTTGCTGGCCCAGACGCTGGACAGTCTTGCCGCGCATTTTGACATTGATATGCAAACCCCCTGGCGGGATCTGCCAGAAGAGGCCCGGCAGGGTATTTTGAACGGGGTGGAGGACAAGGTTGTCTTCACCTATCAGGAGGGCGGCAAGGCTCATGTGGTGGCGCGCCCGTTTGAGGGGGTTCTGCGGAGTCTGGCCAAACGCCTGGCCACCACCGACAGCATGTGGGTGCGGGAGGAACTGTCGCGCTATCAGTCCGAAAAACCATGCCACGTCTGCCATGGCGCACGGTTGAAGCCCGAGGCCCTGTCCGTGCGTGTGGCGGAAAAGACGATTGCTCAGGCGGCAGACCTGCCGATCGGTGAGGCGCTGACATGGTTTGATGCCGTCCTGCCCACACTGACCCCACAAAGGGCTGAAATTGCCCGTAGGATCTTGCGGGAAATTGTCGAACGGCTGACATTTCTGGACGATGTGGGGTTGGAATATCTGACCCTGTCGCGCAGTTCCGCCACCCTGTCGGGTGGGGAAAGCCAGCGTATCCGCCTTGCCAGCCAGATCGGTTCGGGGCTGACAGGGGTACTGTATGTGCTGGACGAACCTTCGATCGGTTTGCACCAGCGCGATAACGAGCGCCTGCTGGGCACGTTGCAGCGGCTTAAAAGCCTGGGCAATACGCTGATTGTTGTTGAGCATGATGAAGATGCCATTCGCAGTGCCGACTGGCTGGTGGATATGGGGCCTGCTGCGGGGGTGAATGGCGGGCAGGTTATTGCCGTGGGCACGCCTGCACAGGTTGCCAAATCTCCCGACAGTCTGACAGGGGCGTATCTGTCAGGCCGCAAGCGTATCGAGGTGCCCAAGACCCGCCGTGCGATCAATAAAAAACGCATGGTCACGCTGGAAGGGGCCAGTGGGCATAACCTCAAGGATGTGACAGCGCATTTCCCGCTCGGCACCTTTACCTGCGTGACCGGTGTGTCGGGCAGTGGCAAGTCCACCCTTGTGATCGACACGCTGCACGCAGCTCTGTCCCGGCAGTTGATGGGGGCAGCCGCCACGCCTGAGCCATACAAGCGTATCAAGGGTGTGGAACTGCTCGACAAGATTATCGACATTGACCAGTCACCCATCGGGCGCACTCCGCGTTCCAACCCCGCAACATATACCGACCTGTTTACCCCCATCCGGGACTGGTTTGCGGAACTGCCCGAAAGCAAGGCCCGTGGTTACAAGGCCGGACGTTTTTCCTTCAACGTCAAAGGGGGCCGGTGCGAGGCATGCCAGGGGGATGGTGTGCTCAAGATCGAAATGCACTTTCTGCCCGATGTGTTTGTAACCTGCGATACCTGCAAGGGCGCACGGTACAACCGCGAGACTCTGGACATCCGTTTCCGGGGCAAGAGCATTGCCGATGTTCTGGCCATGAGTGTGGACGAGGCCTACCCCTTCTTTTCCGCTCAGAGCCGTATTCGGGACAGGTTGGCGATCCTGCAACAGGTGGGGCTTGGCTATATGGCGCTGGGCCAGCAGGCCACAACCCTGTCGGGGGGGGAGGCGCAGCGCGTCAAACTGTCCAAGGAGCTTGCTCGTCGCGCCACCGGCCGCACCCTGTATATTCTCGACGAGCCGACAACCGGTCTGCATACGGAAGATACCAAGAAGCTGCTCGAAGTTTTGCATGCTCTGGTTGATACCGGCAACACGGTGGTGGTGATCGAGCATAATCTGGAAGTCATCAAAACGGCGGACTGGATTATTGATGTCGGGCCGGAGGGCGGCGGCGGCGGCGGTCGTATTGTGGCGGAAGGCACGCCGGAGGATATTGCCGCGTGCAAACAAAGCTACACGGGGCGCTTTCTTGCTCCGCTGCTTGGGAAAAAGAAAAAATGA
- a CDS encoding creatininase family protein, which yields MKRTIFQSACLAALLLASGVGHARAAQSCASRPQTVWLEQETWTEISQDIACGFTTAIIPVGGTEQSGPYIAVGKHNERVKVLSERIAQRVGHTLVAPVVAYVPEGGVSPRTSHMRFPGTLTVPVDVFERLVSSAAESLRVQGFTLVVLLGDHGGYQDALRHVARMLAPAWAKTGARIVYVPDYYEVLPHQYAQWLRRQGYGADVGQHAELSDTSLMLAANPAMVRQDALRHAPPPSASQGIYGGNPTRASAVLGQAGLAMQVDAAVKAIEAARGP from the coding sequence ATGAAAAGAACAATTTTCCAGAGCGCATGTCTGGCAGCTCTGCTGCTGGCCTCGGGCGTTGGCCATGCCAGAGCCGCGCAGAGTTGCGCCAGTCGCCCGCAGACAGTCTGGCTGGAGCAGGAAACATGGACCGAAATCAGCCAGGATATTGCCTGCGGCTTTACCACTGCCATTATCCCGGTTGGTGGGACGGAGCAAAGCGGTCCGTATATTGCTGTTGGTAAACATAACGAGCGCGTCAAGGTTCTTTCTGAACGGATTGCCCAGCGTGTCGGCCATACGCTGGTGGCCCCCGTTGTGGCGTATGTACCCGAAGGGGGGGTGTCACCCCGGACATCCCACATGCGTTTTCCCGGCACGCTGACTGTGCCGGTCGATGTTTTTGAAAGGCTGGTCTCCTCCGCTGCGGAAAGCCTGCGGGTGCAGGGGTTTACCCTCGTGGTGCTGCTGGGGGACCATGGCGGGTATCAGGATGCCTTGCGGCATGTTGCCCGTATGCTGGCTCCAGCCTGGGCAAAGACCGGGGCCAGAATTGTGTATGTGCCAGACTATTATGAGGTTCTGCCCCACCAGTACGCCCAGTGGCTGCGGCGACAGGGATATGGTGCGGATGTCGGCCAGCATGCTGAACTGAGCGATACATCCCTGATGCTGGCTGCCAACCCGGCCATGGTACGGCAGGACGCGCTGCGCCATGCACCACCACCCTCTGCCAGCCAGGGTATTTATGGCGGCAACCCCACGCGGGCCTCGGCTGTGCTGGGGCAGGCCGGGCTGGCCATGCAGGTGGATGCCGCCGTCAAGGCGATTGAAGCCGCACGCGGGCCGTGA
- a CDS encoding YncE family protein, which yields MGIRQSLAATALIGLMVGGAQAHAQQVNPAPAAEGAPTDPVAAATQAAPLAPPASTPAAVQVIPGMPPVIDPSNLYSETGVGHIAPEVAQDLPRVYVPNLRSNDVSVIDPATNKVVDRFRVGRSPQHVVPSWDLRTLWVTNNAEGTTNGSLTPIDPRTGRPGQSVAVDDPYNMYFTPDGRSAIVVAEARRRLDFRDPHSMALQQSVETPDCAGVNHAAFSADGRYAIFTCEFGGHLVKVDTVNKKVLGYLKLSSGGMPQDILVSPNGKTFYIADMMADGVFLVDGDSFKETGFIHTGVGTHGLYPSRDGKRMYVANRGSHKIHGRPHSHAGGVSVIDFGTNAVVANWPIPGGGSPDMGNVSADGKSLWLSGRFDDVVYRINTADGSVISIPVGQEPHGLTVWPQPGRYSIGHTGILR from the coding sequence ATGGGTATCAGACAGTCTCTGGCCGCAACGGCTCTGATCGGGTTGATGGTGGGGGGCGCTCAGGCCCACGCGCAGCAGGTCAACCCTGCCCCTGCGGCAGAAGGGGCACCGACTGACCCTGTGGCTGCCGCTACGCAGGCTGCCCCGCTGGCCCCTCCGGCAAGCACTCCTGCGGCTGTGCAGGTTATTCCTGGCATGCCGCCTGTGATCGACCCTTCCAACCTGTATAGCGAGACCGGGGTAGGCCACATTGCCCCCGAGGTCGCACAGGATCTGCCACGGGTGTATGTGCCCAACCTGCGCTCGAACGATGTGTCTGTCATCGACCCGGCCACCAACAAGGTGGTGGACCGTTTCCGTGTCGGGCGCAGCCCCCAGCACGTTGTGCCGTCGTGGGACCTGCGGACATTGTGGGTTACAAACAATGCCGAAGGCACGACCAACGGCAGCCTGACCCCCATTGACCCCCGCACAGGCCGCCCCGGCCAGAGCGTTGCGGTGGATGACCCCTACAACATGTATTTCACGCCTGATGGGCGCTCCGCCATTGTGGTGGCAGAAGCCCGCCGCAGGCTGGACTTCCGCGACCCGCACAGCATGGCGTTGCAGCAGTCGGTGGAAACGCCAGATTGCGCAGGTGTTAACCATGCCGCGTTCTCAGCCGATGGCCGCTATGCCATTTTCACCTGCGAATTTGGGGGCCATCTGGTCAAGGTTGATACCGTCAACAAGAAGGTACTGGGTTACCTCAAGCTGTCCTCCGGGGGTATGCCGCAGGATATTCTGGTCTCCCCCAATGGCAAGACCTTCTACATCGCAGATATGATGGCCGATGGCGTCTTTCTGGTCGATGGGGATAGCTTTAAGGAAACCGGCTTTATCCACACCGGTGTCGGCACCCACGGGCTGTATCCCAGCCGGGATGGCAAGCGCATGTATGTGGCTAACCGGGGGTCGCACAAAATCCATGGTCGCCCGCACAGCCATGCCGGTGGGGTATCGGTCATCGACTTCGGGACCAATGCGGTCGTGGCCAACTGGCCGATTCCCGGTGGTGGCAGCCCCGACATGGGCAATGTCAGCGCCGATGGCAAAAGCCTCTGGCTGTCTGGCCGGTTTGATGATGTGGTGTACCGCATCAACACGGCGGATGGTTCGGTCATCAGTATTCCTGTCGGGCAGGAGCCTCATGGCCTGACAGTCTGGCCCCAGCCGGGCCGTTATTCCATCGGTCACACCGGTATCCTGCGCTAA
- the tsaB gene encoding tRNA (adenosine(37)-N6)-threonylcarbamoyltransferase complex dimerization subunit type 1 TsaB, with protein MTQQRILVLDGSPAGDAACGLAACVARDGAGRLSVVALCQQAGRSAAEGISLLAEQALAQAGWTHVSRPDCVAVVVGPGSFTGLRASCAVAAGYALGAGAALIGVTRGEAMAPMLAAAVTAHGGALRGWQLVTAARRGRVFVEGVEGVQAVSIADWHPPEGQWLIAGDAAQSLPYVTPVMVSQTQPTPEEIAAVALLRLSGGLPAREALPLYVDPPEASLPADGLRPAPV; from the coding sequence ATGACCCAACAGCGTATTCTTGTACTCGACGGCAGCCCGGCGGGTGATGCCGCCTGCGGGCTTGCCGCCTGTGTTGCGCGTGATGGCGCAGGCAGGTTGTCAGTGGTGGCACTATGCCAGCAGGCCGGGCGTTCTGCGGCGGAGGGCATAAGCCTGCTGGCCGAGCAGGCGCTGGCCCAAGCCGGGTGGACACACGTCAGTCGGCCTGACTGCGTGGCTGTTGTTGTGGGGCCAGGGTCGTTTACCGGCCTGCGTGCCTCATGCGCTGTGGCGGCAGGGTATGCCTTGGGGGCTGGTGCGGCTCTGATCGGGGTAACCCGGGGGGAGGCCATGGCTCCGATGCTGGCTGCCGCTGTTACGGCGCACGGCGGCGCGCTGCGTGGCTGGCAACTGGTAACGGCGGCGCGGCGTGGTCGGGTGTTTGTGGAAGGGGTCGAGGGTGTACAGGCCGTCAGCATCGCAGACTGGCACCCCCCGGAGGGGCAATGGCTGATTGCGGGTGATGCCGCCCAGAGCCTGCCCTATGTGACCCCGGTCATGGTCTCCCAGACCCAGCCAACTCCCGAGGAGATAGCGGCTGTTGCGCTACTGCGCCTGTCCGGTGGGCTGCCCGCGCGGGAGGCACTGCCTTTGTATGTGGACCCACCAGAGGCAAGTCTGCCCGCTGATGGCCTGCGGCCAGCCCCTGTATGA